Below is a window of Thermodesulfomicrobium sp. WS DNA.
GCTCCACCCGGTGGAACTTCTTGCCCTTCTCTTCCACCTCGCGCTTGCGCTCGCCCTTCAAGGTGAGCACACCGTTTTCCACGGTCACATGGACATTGTCCTTGTCCACGCCCGGGATGTCCGCCTGGATGCGGAACTCGTCCTCCAGTTCTACAATATCCACGCGAGGCGACCAATCACCTGCAGTCAGGGCTTCCTGTCCACCACGGGGAAGTCCCATTGCCCGAGTATAGCGATCAAAGAGCTCTTCCATCTCCCGCCAAGGATCCCATTTCACGAGTGCCATAGATAACACCTCCTTCCCTATGCAACAGTCGTATTGCATCCGTGGAGCATTATCCTGACTTCCACGTTTTTCGTGATCATAAATTAAATCAACAAAAGAACCTGTCAAGGGCATACTCCAGAAAAAAGATGCCCTTGATCGTCTGTGCGGGGCACCCCGCAGGCGTCCACCGAGATTTCAGGGGGTTGCGCGAAAGGTCGCCGCGGCGGCCGTGGACCACTGTCCCGCCAAATAGGCGGCGAGGGCCAAGGCGTAGAGTTTGGATCGATCCGCGTCCGCCCGGGAAGACACCACCAGCGGTCTCGCCGCGCCCACCACCACTCCGGCGACGAAGCGGCCCATGAAGGTAGTCAGCGCCTTGTAGAGGATGTTGCCGGCCTCGATATCCGGGGCGCACAAGATGTCTGCATCTCCGGCCACACCCCCTTCCACGCCTTTATGTCGGGCCTTGTCCCGCGACACGGCGATGTCCAGGGCAAACGGCCCGCCCACCAGGGCGTCACCGAACACGCCCATGCGGCAGAGCTTGGCCAGCACATCGGCGTCTTTGGTGGACGGCATGGCCTGATAGGCGATGCGCTCGGTGGCCGAGAGCACCGCCACTTTCGGGGTGCTGATCCCCAGGGCCTTGGCCACGGCCACGGCATTGGCGATGATGTCGATCTTGCGGTGCAGGCTCGGGGCCACATTGACCGCGGCGTCGGTGAGGAGCAAAAGGCGCGGCTCCAAAGGGTGGTCCGTCACCGCCACGTGGCTGAGGAGCCCCCGCACCCCCAAGTCCTCTTTGCGGTCCAGAACCGCCCGCAAGAGCACGTCGGTCTTGACCGCGCCCTTCATGAGGAAGTCCGCCTCCCCACGCACCACCATGTCCAGGCTTCGGGCCACCGCCCGCGCAGCATCGGGTTCGTGGATGACGGCGGTCCCCTCCAGCTCGGGCCGCTGCGCCAAGGCGTCCCGCAGCGCCGCAGCATCCCCCACCAGCACCGGCTCCGCCACGCCCAAACGCCGGGCCTCCATCACGGCGGCCAGGGCAGGGGCGTCAGCAGCAGCGGCCACCACGACGCGCACGGGCACCCCGCGCCGGGCCACCGCTGCGGGGAGATCGTCAAGGGACCGGAGAGCGGCCATCACTCGTCTCCCCGCTTGATGGCGATGACCCCGGTGCGGCTCACCGAAACGATGCCATGGGGGATGAGGGCGCGCAGAAATCCGGCCACCTTGCCGGGGGTGGCGGCCAGCTCCGCCACCAGGGTGGTGTTGCCCATGTCCACCACATTGGCCCGAAAGACCTCGATGATCTGGAGGAGCTGGCTTACGGTGTCTTTGGCGACCCGCACCTTGATGAGCAGCAGCTCCCGGTCGATGAGTTCGTGGGAGGCGAGGTCTTCCAGCCCCAGCACGAAGGGCAGCCCGGCCAACTGTGCGGTCGCCGCGGCCACGCGCCCACTGTCGTGGTCCACGCAAATGACGATGCGCGATACATCGGCCCGCTCCGTCTCTCCTGCGGAAATGGAAAAGATATTGAGCCCATGCTGCTGGAACACCGCAGCCATGGACGCCAGGACTCCGGGCTGATTGTGGACCAAGGCAGAGATGGTGTGGCGCATGAAGACCTCCTCTGGGTGTTCCCGTATCCGGTGTCCGTGAGGCAGGCAAGGCATCCGCCGCCCTTTCCAGAATCCCCGACGGGCTTGGGCCTAGATGCGCTCCGTCCGCACCTGCAGATGGACGCAGGCCGCCGTCACCCGGCTGATGCCCGTATAGATCAGGCTCACGGCAAACACCCCCGCCAGGGCAGCCAAGGTCCCGGGATGCGCCAGGGCAGCCAAAGCGGCCGCGCCATCGAAAGTGAGCGTCGCCTTGGGGGCAAGCCCAAGGATCCCCCCGATCCAGACCATGCCCACCACGGCCATCCACTGATAGGCGGAAAACCGGGCATTGCCGCGAAAATCCGCCCGCAAGAACTCCGAGACCACCCGCCAGGCCAAGGGTACCATCCCCGCCCATGCCAGGGCCAAATCCACGTCACCTGCCACCAAGGCTTCCGCTCCCATCCAGGCGGCCACCCCATGCACCACGGTGGCCATGCCCTGCACCGGGACCAAGGCCGCGCCTTCCCATCCGCTGGCGTAGGCCGCCTTCTTGGTGGGACCCCAGAACCGCACCGCCAGCGGCGTAGCGAGCCGTCGCCACGGGGCAGGCAACTCCTCCACCCTCCGGCCATAGCAGCAGCCAAAACTGCAGCACGCCAGCCGCCCCACACCCTCGCCCAGGGCGTAGGCCACGGCGGAGGCCGCCAGCACCTGGGGCCACGGGGGAAGGCCACCCCAGTACTGCCGCACCCCCCAAGCCACCACCGGAACCAGCCACAAGGCGACGAACACGGCCCCGCCCACGGTGAGGGTGGCGCTTTTGCCCTCCACCCAGGCCGCCACCAGGCGGGAGGCCGGCATGCACACCGCGAGCACCACCGCCACCATGGCCAGCAGGGAACCCAGCGCCGCCCCGAGGCCAGCCCCCAAGAAAACCAGCGCCGCCACCGCCAGGCTATAGGCCACGGCGCTCACAATACCGTACCACGTAAGATTCACCGCCTGCCACGATCCATCGGCATTGAGACGCACCGGGATGCACGCCGCCACCTGCCAGCGGGCCAAAGCCAGCACCCGCGAAAGCCACCACATGGCCGCCAAGGCCGTCACGGCCACGCCCCGCAGCACCCAGATAGTCATGATCCCTCCTTCAGCATGCACCGCCGGCGTGCACCCTTGTGGGCGCGGGCGATGGTGGAGCGCACGCGCACATCCACCTCCACCCAGGGGCTGCCCAGCCAGGCGGAGAAGCGGCTGCGCACATCGGCGCGCAATTGATGGCGCAACAACTCCTCGGCAAAGGTCACGCGTCCCGGCTCGAACACCAGCACGTCCACCGAGCTTCCCGGTAAAAACAGGCTCTTGGGCTGGCCCCGGCGCAGCCAGAGATCCAGGGCCATGGGCTGGTGGGGCCGGTAGCCGCGGGGCGCGTAGCGCTGTTCGATGCGACCGATCATGAGCGCCGCCACTTCCACCATGGCCACCATGCCGCAGCAGCTGCCGCCGGGCACGTCGGTATCGATGATGGTCACGGCGCGGCGGTTTTGCGAATACGGCGTGGCCATGGCCACCACCGCCGCAGGATTGCAGGAATGAAACGTCCCTTCCAACTCGTAGAAGTCCACCACCACCCCTTCCACCGGCACGTGGTTGTAGTGGTATTTTTCCGGGGTCAGCCGGAAGATGGCAAATTGGCCGCCGGTAAAGCGCCGCGCCCAGGCAGACCCCACAAGCTGCGATAGCGAGAAGAACTTGTCCTTGACCCACAGGTGCGAGGCTGCATCGAGAGAGCCCACCAGCACCCGGGCATCGGCGGGAGACACCACCACCGTGGCATCGGGGTCCATGGGCCGGCACGTTTCGTAGCGGATCTGGCGCTCAAAGATGCGGCGAGCCGTGGTGTAAAACTCCGGCGGCTCCACGCATTCCCCAAGCTCGATGCCGAGGCGCTCCACCAAGCGCCGGGCCCCCGAGAGCCGCGCCCCCAAGGGCAGGTCGTAGTTGAAGAACCCCAAAAGCCGGGTCATGCGGCCCGAAGCCAAGGCGCGCACCACGCTTGGGGCATGCTCCCGCACCCGGTCGTAGAGATAGGTGATGACCCGGTCGCAAAAGAGTTCTTCGGCCTGCACCCGGCCTGTATCCCTGCAGACGAACTCATGGGGCTGCGGCCGCAAAGACGACGACTCCATCCGCAACGCCCCCGCAGTGGGCAACATCTCCGGTTCACGCAGCATGCCGGCACTCCTTGGCAGCGGGCTCCCACACCGTCACCGCCACCAGCACGGGCAAAAGCTGGCGGCAGACCTCCTGCGGGATACGGCCGTGCTGGCGTAAGGCCTCCCGCGCCTGTTTCACCACCCAGTCCACGGACCGGCCATCGCACAGGCCAAGCCCCATGCGCCGGCAAGTGACTTCCAGAAAATCCAGCGCTTCCACTAAGTGCTCCACGCGGAGCTCTTCCCGGTAGCACGCCTCCGCCGCGCGGTTGAAGGTCTCGGCGTCCACCTCCAAGGGCGAGCGCGCCCCCAGCCGCGCCAGCACCCGATCCGTCAAGCGCGAGGCGGCCCGCGCCTCGGGATGTTCCAAGCGCCGGCGCAAATCCGCCAACACCGGTTGCGCACCCATGGCCTCCACCACACAGGCGGCCTCGGTTTCGAGAAAATCCACCAGCGCCGCCCGCAGCTCCGGCAGGCGCACGCGGGCATGTCCCGGATAGCGCCGGCTGGGGCGCACACGCGCTACGCGGCCCACCAGTTCGATCAGCAAACGGTTGGGGCTGTCGTGGCGCACGAACACCGTGGGCACCTCCAAGGCCATGGCGAAAAACGCCTGGCGCCGCTCGCTCTCCCAGGTGGGCGCATCCGGGATGGCGCCGTGGTCCACCCGCCGAGAAAGCACCATCCACCACGCCACGGCAGTCAGCAAAAGCTGCAGGTCCACGGCCCGTGCCATGTCCTGGCCATACGAAGGAAATAGGCTGAAAAAACGGCCCTCGAATCCACTAAAACCCATACGGGCAAAGATGCGCGGCTTGTAGAGGAGATAGGTGGACATGGCGGCGTGAAAGACCCCGTGCGCCGCCAGTTCGGCCTTGAGGCGCTCGTCGCTGCCCAGGCTTCCGTCCAAACAAGAAGCCTCGTGGGTGCTCATGAGACACGTCATGTAGTCCACCAGGCGGAAGTCGGGCACGTGGTCGCCGCGCAGGCCAAAGATCCGCGCCAGGGCGCGGTCCAAGGCCGGAGGTCCAAACGGGGTGATGGGACGCCCCAAGATCTTGAGCTTGGCCTTCTTCTTCCAGCGCCGCCACAGCATGCGCAGATGGGTGAAATCCAACTCGTGGGGCAAAAATCCCAAGGCGGTCTCGGGATGAAAATCCGCAAACCCCAAACGGTACGGGGCGGCGCTATACACCCCCACGAAAAGCGGCAGAAAATGCTCCACTATCTTGACCACCAGGTCCGCGGCCCATTTTTCCTCCGCCGGGCCAAGACCGCCGCTGGCAAGAAGGGCGCTCAAACGACGACTGCCCAAGGAAACGTGGATGCCGTTATTGGCCAAGCAGGTGCTCGAGGTATTGGGCAGCACCACCAGGTTGCGGTTCAAAAGCCCCGCCTCCCGCAGCTTGCCCAAGGCATTGAGCTGACTGCGGGAAAGGGTCTCGTGGCACAGGTGCATGTAGGCCTTCTTTTCCTCGCCCCGCTCCCAGCCGCTCAAGCACGGA
It encodes the following:
- a CDS encoding Hsp20/alpha crystallin family protein; the encoded protein is MALVKWDPWREMEELFDRYTRAMGLPRGGQEALTAGDWSPRVDIVELEDEFRIQADIPGVDKDNVHVTVENGVLTLKGERKREVEEKGKKFHRVERFTGVFTRQFTLPDNVDTAGIRAVFKDGILTLHLPKTEKAKPKAIDIHVE
- a CDS encoding phosphate acyltransferase; the protein is MAALRSLDDLPAAVARRGVPVRVVVAAAADAPALAAVMEARRLGVAEPVLVGDAAALRDALAQRPELEGTAVIHEPDAARAVARSLDMVVRGEADFLMKGAVKTDVLLRAVLDRKEDLGVRGLLSHVAVTDHPLEPRLLLLTDAAVNVAPSLHRKIDIIANAVAVAKALGISTPKVAVLSATERIAYQAMPSTKDADVLAKLCRMGVFGDALVGGPFALDIAVSRDKARHKGVEGGVAGDADILCAPDIEAGNILYKALTTFMGRFVAGVVVGAARPLVVSSRADADRSKLYALALAAYLAGQWSTAAAATFRATP
- the ilvN gene encoding acetolactate synthase small subunit; the encoded protein is MRHTISALVHNQPGVLASMAAVFQQHGLNIFSISAGETERADVSRIVICVDHDSGRVAAATAQLAGLPFVLGLEDLASHELIDRELLLIKVRVAKDTVSQLLQIIEVFRANVVDMGNTTLVAELAATPGKVAGFLRALIPHGIVSVSRTGVIAIKRGDE
- a CDS encoding phosphatidylserine decarboxylase — its product is MLREPEMLPTAGALRMESSSLRPQPHEFVCRDTGRVQAEELFCDRVITYLYDRVREHAPSVVRALASGRMTRLLGFFNYDLPLGARLSGARRLVERLGIELGECVEPPEFYTTARRIFERQIRYETCRPMDPDATVVVSPADARVLVGSLDAASHLWVKDKFFSLSQLVGSAWARRFTGGQFAIFRLTPEKYHYNHVPVEGVVVDFYELEGTFHSCNPAAVVAMATPYSQNRRAVTIIDTDVPGGSCCGMVAMVEVAALMIGRIEQRYAPRGYRPHQPMALDLWLRRGQPKSLFLPGSSVDVLVFEPGRVTFAEELLRHQLRADVRSRFSAWLGSPWVEVDVRVRSTIARAHKGARRRCMLKEGS